The Lysobacter enzymogenes genome window below encodes:
- a CDS encoding DUF6622 family protein, whose protein sequence is MFLSHLLQGTPLWVYAIFAVLLYLGLRRLRTGVQSLARVWAVPAVFIAWGLIGLAGHSGAPLETLSRWFLGAAIGGALGVWSLNPAALAFDHQRRLVRQPGSALPLLRNLGIFGAHYALQVIAAVQPQLHASALGWDLVVSGFSAGYFAGWALRFLAGQRRAPQTDLALA, encoded by the coding sequence ATGTTCCTCAGCCATCTCCTGCAAGGCACCCCGCTGTGGGTCTACGCCATCTTCGCGGTCCTGCTGTACCTCGGCCTGCGCCGCCTGCGCACCGGCGTGCAATCGCTGGCGCGGGTGTGGGCGGTGCCGGCGGTGTTCATCGCCTGGGGATTGATCGGGCTGGCCGGGCACTCCGGCGCGCCGCTGGAGACGCTGAGCCGCTGGTTCCTCGGCGCGGCGATCGGCGGCGCGCTCGGGGTGTGGTCGCTGAACCCGGCCGCGCTGGCCTTCGACCACCAGCGCCGCTTGGTGCGCCAGCCCGGCAGCGCGCTGCCGCTGCTGCGCAACCTCGGCATCTTCGGCGCGCACTACGCGCTGCAGGTGATCGCCGCGGTCCAGCCGCAGTTGCACGCCAGCGCGCTGGGTTGGGACCTGGTGGTGTCGGGCTTCAGCGCCGGCTACTTCGCCGGCTGGGCGCTGCGCTTCCTGGCCGGGCAGCGGCGCGCGCCGCAGACCGACCTGGCGCTGGCGTGA